The Raphanus sativus cultivar WK10039 unplaced genomic scaffold, ASM80110v3 Scaffold4835, whole genome shotgun sequence genome includes a window with the following:
- the LOC108836322 gene encoding uncharacterized protein LOC108836322 isoform X2: MANSVTHCFSSSSSSSLYPPPPSSSGKSRIIPIHFHCRRPSSPFISKLNRGVQFMCVSSRRSYVSSLSAHQASSPTNNDVEALIKAYKQALSNGDELSVTEIETVFCEIEKEKNRFDHKVLSLSMKIASEKDTKIRLQADFDNTRKKLDKDRLSTESNAKLQIMKSLLPLIDSFESARQQIKPDTEMEKKIDTSYQGIYRQFVEVLRHLRVKAIPTLGKPFDPLVNCTRLFREKNLRRLR; the protein is encoded by the exons ATGGCGAATTCCGTAACTCATTGCTTCTCCTCCTCATCCTCTTCATCGCTCTATCCTCCTCCGCCATCTTCATCAGGAAAATCGAGAATCATACCCATCCATTTCCATTGCAGACGACCTTCATCTCCATTCATTTCGAAACTAAACCGAGGTGTTCAGTTCATGTGTGTATCTAGTCGGAGAAGTTACGTATCATCTCTCTCTGCTCACCAAGCTTCTTCACCA ACTAATAATGATGTAGAAGCCCTGATTAAAGCTTATAAACAAGCTCTCTCCAACGGAGACGAACTCTCCGTTACGGAAATCGAAACGGTATTTTGCGAAATCGAGAAGGAAAAGAACAGATTCGACCATAAGGTTTTGTCATTATCAATGAAGATAGCTTCAGAGAAGGACACGAAAATCAGGTTGCAGGCTGATTTTGACAATACAAGGAAAAAGCTTGACAAGGATCGGCTTAGCACAGAGTCAAACGCTAAATTGCAAATCATGAAGAGTCTCTTGCCACTCATTGATAGTTTTGAGAGCGCTAGGCAACAGATTAAACCCGATacagagatggagaagaagatcgaTACGAGTTATCAGGGAATTTACAGGCAATTCGTTGAAGTCTTGAGACACCTTCGTGTTAAAGCCATTCCAACTTTGGGCAAGCCATTTGATCCTTTGGTAAA TTGCACGAGGCTATTTCGCGAGAAGAATCTGAGGCGGTTAAGGTAG
- the LOC108836322 gene encoding uncharacterized protein LOC108836322 isoform X1 yields MANSVTHCFSSSSSSSLYPPPPSSSGKSRIIPIHFHCRRPSSPFISKLNRGVQFMCVSSRRSYVSSLSAHQASSPTNNDVEALIKAYKQALSNGDELSVTEIETVFCEIEKEKNRFDHKVLSLSMKIASEKDTKIRLQADFDNTRKKLDKDRLSTESNAKLQIMKSLLPLIDSFESARQQIKPDTEMEKKIDTSYQGIYRQFVEVLRHLRVKAIPTLGKPFDPLLHEAISREESEAVKVGMITEELYQGFSSRRSGSETSKG; encoded by the exons ATGGCGAATTCCGTAACTCATTGCTTCTCCTCCTCATCCTCTTCATCGCTCTATCCTCCTCCGCCATCTTCATCAGGAAAATCGAGAATCATACCCATCCATTTCCATTGCAGACGACCTTCATCTCCATTCATTTCGAAACTAAACCGAGGTGTTCAGTTCATGTGTGTATCTAGTCGGAGAAGTTACGTATCATCTCTCTCTGCTCACCAAGCTTCTTCACCA ACTAATAATGATGTAGAAGCCCTGATTAAAGCTTATAAACAAGCTCTCTCCAACGGAGACGAACTCTCCGTTACGGAAATCGAAACGGTATTTTGCGAAATCGAGAAGGAAAAGAACAGATTCGACCATAAGGTTTTGTCATTATCAATGAAGATAGCTTCAGAGAAGGACACGAAAATCAGGTTGCAGGCTGATTTTGACAATACAAGGAAAAAGCTTGACAAGGATCGGCTTAGCACAGAGTCAAACGCTAAATTGCAAATCATGAAGAGTCTCTTGCCACTCATTGATAGTTTTGAGAGCGCTAGGCAACAGATTAAACCCGATacagagatggagaagaagatcgaTACGAGTTATCAGGGAATTTACAGGCAATTCGTTGAAGTCTTGAGACACCTTCGTGTTAAAGCCATTCCAACTTTGGGCAAGCCATTTGATCCTTTG TTGCACGAGGCTATTTCGCGAGAAGAATCTGAGGCGGTTAAGGTAGGGATGATAACCGAGGAGCTTTACCAGGGGTTTTCTTCTAGGAGATCGGGTTCTGAGACCAGCAAAGGTTAA